Proteins from a genomic interval of Pseudoruegeria sp. SHC-113:
- the kduI gene encoding 5-dehydro-4-deoxy-D-glucuronate isomerase, translated as MTLTSQNRYAIDPEAAKGFDTEALRRHFHVGDLFAPGEIRLVYTHYDRLILGSAVVDAAPLVLDHMAETGTPGFLDRREMGILCLADAGTVSVGGSRHEMAREEILYIGMGAGPITFETGRFYILSAPAHQSHPTRLIRHAEARRVELGAPETANERTIFQYLHPDVCDSCQLVMGITRFKAGSVWNTMPAHVHDRRMEAYLYFDIPEAQRVFHFMGQPQETRHMVIANEEAIISPPWSIHCGAGTSAYAFCWAMAGDNVDFTDMDMIAMEDLR; from the coding sequence ATGACCCTCACGTCGCAAAACCGCTATGCCATTGACCCGGAGGCCGCCAAGGGCTTCGACACCGAGGCCCTGCGCCGCCATTTCCACGTGGGCGATCTGTTTGCGCCCGGTGAGATCCGGCTGGTCTACACCCATTACGATCGCCTGATCCTCGGCTCCGCCGTGGTGGACGCCGCGCCGCTGGTGCTGGATCACATGGCCGAAACCGGCACGCCGGGCTTTCTGGACCGCCGGGAGATGGGCATCCTGTGCCTTGCCGACGCGGGCACCGTCTCCGTTGGTGGCAGCCGCCACGAGATGGCACGGGAAGAGATCCTCTATATCGGCATGGGCGCAGGCCCGATCACGTTCGAAACCGGCCGGTTCTATATCCTTTCCGCCCCGGCGCACCAGAGCCACCCCACCCGCCTGATCCGCCACGCCGAGGCCCGCCGCGTGGAGCTGGGCGCGCCGGAAACGGCCAATGAGCGCACCATTTTCCAGTACCTGCACCCTGACGTCTGCGACAGCTGCCAGCTTGTCATGGGGATCACGCGGTTCAAAGCGGGCTCCGTCTGGAACACCATGCCCGCCCATGTGCATGATCGCCGGATGGAGGCTTATCTCTATTTCGACATTCCCGAGGCCCAGCGCGTTTTCCACTTCATGGGCCAGCCGCAGGAAACCCGCCACATGGTGATCGCCAACGAGGAGGCGATCATCTCGCCGCCGTGGTCGATCCATTGCGGCGCGGGCACATCCGCTTACGCCTTTTGCTGGGCGATGGCGGGGGATAACGTCGATTTCACCGATATGGACATGATCGCTATGGAGGATCTGCGATGA
- the kduD gene encoding 2-dehydro-3-deoxy-D-gluconate 5-dehydrogenase KduD: MSGTFSLTGKRALVTGANTGIGQAIALGLAEAGAHVIAAGRSSCAETVEAFAAKGWSGEAMTLDLADPAAGAAKLSEAGDLDILVNNAGIIRRADSTDYTEADWDDVIDVNMKAVFLMCQAFGKAAIAAGRGGRIVNIASLLSFQGGIRVPAYTASKHGVAGLTKILANEWATKGINVNAVAPGYIATNNTQALREDPVRNTAILERIPAGRWGDPADIAGAVTFLCTPAANYVTGTVLNVDGGWLAR, encoded by the coding sequence ATGAGCGGCACATTCAGCCTGACAGGCAAACGCGCGCTGGTAACCGGCGCAAACACCGGGATCGGGCAGGCCATCGCGCTTGGCCTCGCCGAGGCGGGCGCGCATGTGATCGCCGCCGGGCGCTCCTCCTGCGCCGAAACCGTTGAGGCCTTTGCTGCCAAGGGCTGGTCGGGCGAGGCCATGACGCTCGATCTGGCCGACCCGGCCGCCGGGGCCGCCAAGCTTTCGGAAGCGGGCGATCTGGACATTCTCGTCAACAACGCGGGCATCATCCGCCGCGCCGACAGCACCGATTACACCGAGGCCGATTGGGACGACGTGATCGACGTGAACATGAAGGCCGTGTTCCTGATGTGTCAGGCCTTCGGCAAAGCCGCCATCGCCGCCGGGCGCGGCGGGCGGATCGTCAACATCGCCTCGCTCTTGAGCTTTCAGGGCGGCATTCGCGTGCCCGCCTATACCGCCTCCAAACACGGCGTGGCCGGGCTGACGAAGATCCTCGCCAATGAATGGGCCACGAAGGGCATCAACGTGAACGCCGTGGCGCCGGGCTACATCGCCACCAACAACACGCAGGCCCTGCGCGAAGATCCCGTGCGCAATACGGCGATCCTTGAACGCATCCCGGCAGGCCGCTGGGGCGATCCGGCCGACATCGCGGGCGCCGTGACCTTCCTCTGCACCCCGGCTGCGAACTACGTGACGGGCACCGTGCTGAACGTGGACGGAGGCTGGCTTGCCCGCTGA
- a CDS encoding mannitol dehydrogenase family protein: MPADAPRLSRAGSAPRRSIVHLGPGAFFRAFNAVFTEEAMAAEGGDWGITAVSLRSAGARDQMAPQSGAYTSVTLSESGNRAQVIGAIVEVLVAPEDPEAVLAALADPAVKIVSLTITEKGYSHNPATGALRLEDVDIAHDLANSAAPRSAIGFIVEALARRRAAGVAPFTVLSCDNLPSNGHLAKGVTLDFARARDAGLAAWIEAEVPFPATMVDRITPATTQADVDALAAAEGYLDPACVVHESFRQWVIEDRFAQGRPAWEAAGVQFVQNVDAHETMKLRCLNGTHSTLAYLGYLAGLETISDAAHDPLFAALLERLWAVEILPTVPQPEGEDLPAYTAALLDRYRDRAIRHRLWQIAMDGSQKLPQRLLGTIADQRAKGVLPQGLCLAVAAWMRYVGGVDEAGQPIDVRDPLAARLKAESDGAGDAAGKVAVLLAFGEVFPEALATDAAFRAAVTEAYSRLATEGARAAIEGYLSGAA; encoded by the coding sequence TTGCCCGCTGACGCGCCACGTCTGAGCCGCGCCGGGTCTGCCCCCCGGCGCAGCATCGTCCACCTCGGCCCCGGTGCCTTCTTCCGCGCCTTCAACGCTGTCTTCACTGAAGAGGCGATGGCGGCGGAAGGTGGCGATTGGGGCATCACGGCGGTGTCGCTGCGCAGCGCAGGCGCGCGCGATCAGATGGCACCGCAAAGCGGGGCCTACACCTCTGTGACGCTGTCCGAGAGCGGCAACCGCGCGCAGGTGATCGGGGCCATCGTCGAGGTGCTCGTGGCCCCTGAGGATCCCGAAGCCGTGCTCGCCGCACTGGCCGATCCGGCGGTGAAGATCGTTTCGCTCACCATCACCGAGAAGGGCTATAGCCACAACCCGGCCACCGGCGCGCTTCGGCTGGAGGATGTCGACATCGCCCATGATCTGGCCAACTCCGCCGCGCCGCGCAGCGCCATCGGCTTCATCGTGGAGGCCCTTGCCCGCCGCCGCGCCGCGGGCGTGGCCCCGTTCACCGTGCTCTCGTGCGACAACCTCCCCTCCAACGGCCACCTCGCCAAGGGTGTGACGCTGGATTTCGCCCGCGCTCGCGATGCTGGCCTTGCCGCCTGGATCGAAGCCGAAGTGCCCTTCCCCGCCACGATGGTGGACCGCATCACCCCGGCCACGACGCAAGCCGATGTGGACGCGCTGGCAGCGGCCGAGGGCTACCTTGATCCGGCCTGCGTGGTGCATGAATCCTTCCGCCAATGGGTGATCGAGGATCGCTTCGCGCAGGGCCGCCCCGCGTGGGAGGCCGCCGGCGTGCAGTTCGTGCAGAATGTGGACGCCCATGAAACCATGAAGCTGCGCTGCCTGAACGGCACCCATTCCACGCTGGCCTATCTGGGCTATCTGGCTGGGCTCGAAACCATCTCCGACGCCGCGCATGATCCGCTCTTCGCCGCCCTGCTGGAACGGCTCTGGGCCGTGGAGATCCTGCCCACCGTGCCCCAGCCCGAGGGCGAGGATCTGCCCGCCTATACCGCCGCGCTGCTGGACCGCTACCGGGATCGCGCCATCCGCCACAGGCTCTGGCAGATCGCCATGGACGGCAGCCAGAAGCTGCCCCAGCGCCTGCTGGGCACCATCGCGGACCAGCGCGCCAAGGGCGTGCTGCCGCAAGGGCTCTGCCTCGCTGTGGCCGCCTGGATGCGCTACGTGGGCGGCGTGGACGAAGCGGGCCAGCCCATCGACGTGCGCGATCCGCTGGCTGCGCGTCTGAAAGCGGAGAGCGACGGCGCGGGCGATGCGGCGGGCAAAGTGGCCGTCCTGCTCGCCTTCGGCGAAGTCTTCCCCGAGGCCCTGGCCACGGATGCCGCGTTCCGCGCCGCCGTGACCGAGGCCTACAGCCGCCTCGCCACGGAAGGCGCGCGGGCCGCGATAGAGGGCTACCTCTCCGGCGCGGCGTAA
- a CDS encoding LysR family transcriptional regulator, translating to MALNLHHLRLFRAVAQDGTLTGAARMLNLSQSALSTQIKALEASLGHDLFTRQGRGLVLTEAGRIALDHAEAIFRTAEDLSATLKGAGAERRVLRVGALATLSRNFQFGFVAPVIGRDDVEVVLRSGPLPELLRGLESLALDVVLSNLVPARDAASPYLVHRLAQQPVSLIGPPGLAGRGLAELLAQEALILPTPEAALRASIDALLGRMGIVPRIAAEADDMAMLRLLVRAGAGLAVLPPVVVQDELASGRLLELAQLEGVTEGFYAITRQRRFPNPLVGEVLDAFPKAASGADYAAPER from the coding sequence GTGGCGCTGAATCTCCACCACCTCCGCCTGTTTCGCGCCGTGGCGCAGGATGGCACGCTGACGGGCGCGGCACGGATGCTGAACCTGTCGCAATCCGCTTTATCCACTCAGATCAAGGCCTTGGAGGCGTCATTGGGCCATGATCTTTTCACCCGGCAAGGGCGGGGGCTGGTGCTGACGGAGGCCGGGCGGATCGCGTTGGACCATGCGGAGGCGATTTTCCGCACTGCAGAAGATTTGAGCGCCACCCTGAAAGGCGCAGGCGCGGAGCGTCGTGTGCTGCGCGTCGGCGCATTGGCCACGCTGTCGCGCAACTTCCAATTCGGATTCGTCGCCCCGGTGATCGGGCGCGACGACGTGGAAGTGGTGCTGCGCTCCGGCCCTCTGCCAGAGCTCCTGCGCGGGCTGGAAAGCCTCGCGCTGGATGTTGTGCTGAGCAATCTCGTGCCCGCGCGGGATGCGGCGAGCCCTTACCTTGTCCATCGGCTCGCGCAGCAACCGGTGAGCCTGATCGGCCCGCCCGGCCTTGCGGGCCGCGGGCTGGCGGAGCTGCTGGCGCAGGAGGCGCTGATCCTGCCCACGCCGGAGGCCGCGCTGCGCGCCTCCATCGATGCGCTGCTCGGGCGGATGGGGATCGTGCCGCGCATCGCAGCCGAGGCCGACGACATGGCGATGCTGCGCCTTCTGGTGCGCGCCGGGGCGGGGCTCGCGGTGTTGCCGCCGGTTGTTGTGCAGGACGAGCTGGCCTCGGGCCGCCTGTTGGAGTTGGCGCAGCTTGAGGGGGTGACGGAAGGCTTCTACGCGATCACCCGCCAGCGGCGGTTTCCCAATCCGCTGGTGGGTGAGGTGCTGGACGCCTTCCCGAAGGCAGCCAGCGGCGCGGATTACGCCGCGCCGGAGAGGTAG
- a CDS encoding proton-conducting transporter membrane subunit: MFPTIATALLAPLFLILAALVMALTPGRRPATVRWLPEAASLAALLLSVAAMAQLLFVGPAQLSLVGDPIAIAFASDAISATMALLVAFIGWIVMRYARSYLDGEAREGRFHSLMLATLAAVLLLVLSASLPVLIAGFLLVGAGIRQLLLFYPERAAAQRAAAKFSAVWHAGDAALVAATLLLGLSLGASSFDGLATAAAGGLNAGAQLAVALIVLAALLKTAAFPVHGWLTEVMEAPTPVSALLHAGIINAGGVMLIRLAELVQASPGGMAALVMLGGLTALFGAVVMLTQSAVKTALAWSTVAQMGFMLLQCGLGLWALALLHIVAHSLYKAHAFLSSGGAVQAVAALRRPGPVAVPGLSAVLKSFAIALAIYATMATGFGLVTGAKSAQALALGTMLIFGVAYLVAQGLADAAPAALTRRTALASFAAATAYFGFQLIAAAIWGPYLPAAPTPGALEWALIVLTVVSFGFVAFAQALFPHWSHHPASNGMRVHLANGLYLNALLDRLIGGFKSARLQ, translated from the coding sequence ATGTTCCCGACCATCGCCACAGCGCTCCTCGCACCGCTTTTTCTGATCCTCGCCGCCCTCGTGATGGCGCTGACACCGGGCCGCCGCCCGGCCACGGTGCGCTGGCTGCCGGAAGCCGCGAGCCTCGCCGCCCTCCTGCTTTCGGTTGCGGCGATGGCGCAGCTGCTGTTCGTCGGCCCGGCGCAGCTTTCGCTGGTGGGAGATCCCATCGCCATCGCCTTCGCCTCGGACGCGATCAGCGCCACGATGGCGCTGCTGGTGGCCTTCATCGGCTGGATCGTGATGCGCTATGCCCGCAGCTATCTGGACGGCGAAGCCCGCGAAGGGCGGTTTCACAGCCTGATGCTTGCCACGCTGGCCGCTGTGCTGCTTCTGGTGCTCTCTGCAAGCCTTCCGGTGCTGATCGCGGGCTTCCTGCTGGTCGGCGCGGGCATCCGCCAGTTGCTGCTGTTCTACCCCGAGCGCGCCGCCGCACAGCGCGCCGCGGCGAAATTCTCCGCTGTCTGGCACGCAGGCGACGCCGCTCTGGTGGCCGCGACACTGCTGCTTGGGCTGAGCCTTGGCGCATCCTCCTTTGACGGGCTGGCTACAGCAGCGGCAGGTGGCCTGAACGCGGGCGCGCAGCTCGCCGTGGCGCTGATCGTGCTGGCCGCGCTGCTGAAAACCGCCGCCTTCCCGGTGCATGGATGGCTCACGGAAGTGATGGAGGCCCCGACCCCGGTATCGGCGCTGCTCCATGCCGGGATCATCAACGCGGGCGGCGTCATGCTGATCCGTCTGGCGGAACTGGTGCAGGCCAGCCCCGGCGGCATGGCGGCGCTGGTGATGCTCGGCGGGCTGACGGCGCTGTTCGGCGCAGTGGTGATGCTGACGCAGAGTGCCGTGAAAACGGCGCTGGCGTGGTCCACCGTGGCGCAGATGGGCTTCATGCTGCTGCAATGCGGCCTTGGGCTCTGGGCGCTGGCGCTGCTGCACATCGTGGCCCATTCGCTCTACAAGGCCCATGCCTTCCTGTCCTCCGGTGGAGCCGTGCAGGCCGTGGCCGCGCTGCGCCGCCCCGGCCCCGTCGCCGTGCCGGGCCTGAGCGCGGTGCTGAAATCCTTCGCCATCGCGCTGGCGATCTACGCCACGATGGCCACGGGCTTCGGCCTTGTGACCGGCGCGAAAAGCGCGCAGGCGCTGGCGCTTGGCACCATGCTGATCTTCGGGGTGGCCTACCTCGTGGCGCAGGGGCTTGCCGATGCCGCCCCCGCCGCCCTGACCCGCCGCACGGCGCTGGCTTCCTTCGCGGCCGCCACCGCCTATTTCGGCTTCCAACTGATCGCCGCCGCGATCTGGGGCCCGTATCTTCCGGCCGCCCCCACCCCCGGCGCGCTGGAATGGGCGCTGATCGTGCTCACCGTCGTCTCCTTCGGCTTCGTCGCCTTCGCGCAGGCACTGTTTCCCCATTGGTCGCACCACCCGGCGAGCAACGGGATGCGGGTGCACCTTGCCAATGGGCTCTACCTCAACGCGCTGCTCGACCGCCTGATCGGCGGCTTCAAATCCGCACGCCTCCAGTAA
- a CDS encoding YbcC family protein, whose amino-acid sequence MFMNHTTIAPARVTGLLQAAGAAGRAIPPAFPLAATVAVNPFLGQTGEDLATTAARLARVAGITVTRPRAAALARIADGTITDDDLAAALIAHPSPFKPMDLAMLKAKAHAPAPEPKALPTVAELAAESTGTDWPAVIERTIGLWAAGHFDQGQALWMPDHDRGAFAAWQAWASRDLTPEIAGLTGFCAHVSAAPDTPERAVLRACERLGLSEAASETAFHRLLTELGGWAQHARWLLWQAEQAGGNDATLGDLLALRLIWEEALLAHVPEIAPRWAETVAAHEAPVGPTPAQVVDAILQDASERAHQRKLAGAFAAPSPATARPALQAAFCIDVRSEVFRRALEAQAPGIETIGFAGFFGLPLSHQPAGSDVVENHLPVLLAPALHSCSHAIEEREQASRIAARATRAWGRFRQAAVSSFAFVESAGPLYGAKLVKDSFGVKTENAASSPPPQLTDALSLDEKAALAAKVLKAMSLTGNFARIVLLLGHGAQVTNNPHASAYHCGACGGHTGEVSARLLAILLNDPATREALPAHGITLPQDTRFVAGLHDTTTDQITLYTDGLSSGHGADLAHLRGWLDAAGALARAERAQRLNGATPDSLAQRARNWAEVRPEWGLAGCAAFIAAPRSTTAGADLGGRAFLHNYDWESDAGFGTLELILTAPVVVASWISLQYYGSAVAPEAFGGGNKLIHNVVGGIGVQEGNGGRLRAGLPFQAVHDGAALAHDPLRLSVFIEAPQEAISAVLASHPEVAQLFDNGWLHLFALKEGTVAARYQPGRGWRDEHVSGLAA is encoded by the coding sequence ATGTTCATGAACCACACCACCATCGCCCCGGCCCGAGTCACCGGCCTTTTGCAGGCTGCAGGTGCTGCCGGACGCGCGATCCCGCCCGCCTTCCCGCTCGCGGCCACCGTTGCGGTGAACCCCTTCCTCGGCCAGACCGGCGAAGACCTTGCCACCACAGCCGCGCGGCTGGCCCGCGTGGCGGGGATCACCGTCACGCGGCCCCGGGCTGCGGCGCTCGCGCGCATCGCGGATGGCACGATCACCGACGATGACCTCGCCGCCGCGTTGATCGCGCATCCGTCTCCGTTTAAGCCGATGGATCTTGCCATGCTGAAGGCCAAGGCCCATGCGCCCGCGCCGGAACCGAAAGCCCTGCCCACCGTCGCCGAACTGGCCGCCGAGTCCACCGGCACCGATTGGCCTGCCGTGATCGAACGCACGATCGGGCTCTGGGCGGCTGGGCATTTCGATCAGGGGCAGGCGCTCTGGATGCCCGACCATGATCGCGGCGCGTTCGCCGCCTGGCAGGCCTGGGCCAGCCGCGACCTGACGCCCGAAATCGCCGGGCTCACCGGGTTCTGCGCCCATGTCTCCGCCGCGCCCGACACGCCGGAACGCGCCGTGCTGCGCGCCTGCGAGCGGCTCGGCCTGTCGGAAGCGGCCTCGGAAACCGCCTTCCACCGGCTGCTCACCGAGCTTGGCGGCTGGGCCCAACACGCGCGCTGGCTGCTGTGGCAGGCCGAACAGGCCGGTGGCAACGACGCCACGCTGGGCGATCTGCTGGCGCTGCGGCTGATCTGGGAAGAGGCACTTCTGGCCCATGTGCCCGAAATCGCCCCCCGCTGGGCCGAGACCGTGGCCGCCCATGAGGCCCCCGTGGGGCCGACCCCCGCGCAGGTGGTGGACGCGATCCTTCAGGACGCAAGCGAACGGGCGCATCAGCGCAAGCTGGCCGGTGCCTTCGCGGCCCCCAGCCCCGCCACCGCGCGGCCTGCGCTGCAGGCGGCTTTCTGTATCGACGTGCGCTCCGAGGTTTTCCGCCGCGCGCTGGAAGCGCAGGCACCCGGCATTGAAACCATTGGTTTTGCGGGATTCTTCGGCCTGCCGCTGTCGCACCAGCCTGCGGGCTCTGATGTGGTGGAAAACCACCTGCCGGTTCTGCTTGCCCCGGCGCTGCATTCCTGCAGCCACGCCATCGAGGAGCGCGAGCAGGCCAGCCGGATCGCGGCCCGCGCCACCCGCGCCTGGGGGCGGTTCCGGCAGGCGGCTGTCTCTTCCTTTGCCTTCGTGGAAAGCGCAGGGCCGCTCTACGGCGCGAAGCTCGTGAAGGATTCCTTCGGCGTGAAAACCGAAAACGCCGCCAGCAGCCCGCCGCCGCAGCTCACCGATGCGCTCAGCCTCGATGAAAAAGCCGCGCTGGCCGCCAAGGTGCTGAAAGCCATGAGCCTGACGGGCAATTTCGCCCGCATCGTGCTGCTGCTCGGTCATGGCGCGCAGGTGACGAACAACCCCCACGCCAGCGCCTATCATTGCGGGGCCTGCGGCGGGCACACCGGCGAGGTTTCGGCCCGGCTGCTGGCGATCCTGCTCAACGATCCCGCCACGCGCGAGGCGCTGCCTGCCCACGGCATCACCCTGCCGCAGGACACGCGCTTCGTGGCGGGGCTGCACGACACGACGACGGACCAGATCACGCTCTACACCGACGGGCTCTCCAGCGGCCACGGGGCCGATCTGGCCCATCTGCGCGGCTGGCTCGACGCTGCCGGCGCGTTGGCGCGGGCCGAACGGGCGCAAAGGCTGAACGGCGCGACCCCGGACAGCCTTGCCCAGCGCGCGCGCAACTGGGCCGAGGTGCGCCCGGAGTGGGGCCTTGCGGGCTGCGCCGCCTTCATCGCCGCGCCCCGCAGCACCACGGCGGGGGCCGATCTGGGCGGGCGGGCCTTCCTGCACAATTACGATTGGGAGTCTGACGCGGGCTTCGGCACGCTGGAGCTGATCCTGACGGCGCCCGTCGTCGTGGCGAGTTGGATCAGCCTGCAATACTACGGCTCCGCCGTGGCACCGGAGGCCTTTGGCGGCGGCAACAAGCTGATCCACAACGTTGTCGGCGGCATCGGCGTACAGGAGGGCAACGGCGGACGGCTGCGCGCAGGGCTACCCTTCCAGGCGGTGCATGACGGCGCGGCGCTGGCCCATGATCCGCTGCGGCTCTCGGTCTTCATCGAGGCCCCGCAGGAGGCGATCAGCGCCGTACTGGCCAGCCACCCCGAAGTGGCGCAGCTGTTTGACAACGGCTGGCTGCACCTTTTTGCGCTCAAAGAGGGCACGGTGGCGGCGCGCTACCAGCCGGGGCGTGGCTGGCGCGACGAGCATGTGTCTGGCCTCGCCGCCTGA
- a CDS encoding M24 family metallopeptidase: MAPESLPFSAQEYARRLALVRTAMEQAGLSALLVTDPSNMAWLTGYDGWSFYVHQGVIVTQSGAPQWWGRRMDSFGALRTCYMGAGHIHGYGDHFVQSTERHAMEDLARLLIDLGQGRGRIGVEMENYYYSAKAHAVLGQALPEAQLVDATALVNWQRLVKSGEEIAFIRKAARISDAIVTTAIEHAAPGLRKNELVAEISRAALLGVGEDWGDYPAIVPLTPSGLDATAAHLTWNGDQMRAGEATFFELSGCYRRYHAPLCRTVFLGTPPPEMLAAEAAQLEGIAAGLEAARAGNRACDIANAFTDVLKRHSIHREGRAGYPVGLSYPPDWGERTVSIRAEDTTELKPGMVFHFMPALWMESWGLETTETILITETGAAEPLCSVPRKLFVKP; encoded by the coding sequence ATGGCCCCAGAGTCGCTTCCCTTCTCTGCACAGGAATACGCCCGCCGTCTTGCGCTCGTGCGTACCGCGATGGAGCAAGCCGGGCTGTCGGCACTGCTGGTCACCGATCCCTCCAACATGGCCTGGCTGACGGGCTATGACGGCTGGTCCTTTTATGTGCATCAGGGGGTGATCGTGACGCAAAGCGGTGCGCCGCAGTGGTGGGGGCGCAGGATGGACAGCTTCGGCGCGCTGCGCACTTGTTACATGGGGGCTGGTCATATCCACGGCTACGGCGATCACTTCGTGCAATCCACCGAGCGCCACGCGATGGAGGATTTGGCGCGGCTTTTGATCGATCTGGGGCAGGGGCGTGGGCGCATCGGGGTGGAGATGGAGAATTACTACTACTCCGCCAAGGCCCACGCGGTGCTGGGCCAGGCGCTGCCGGAAGCGCAGCTTGTGGATGCCACGGCGCTGGTGAACTGGCAGCGGCTGGTGAAATCCGGCGAGGAGATCGCCTTCATCCGCAAGGCCGCACGCATTTCCGACGCCATCGTCACCACCGCGATCGAGCACGCCGCACCGGGGCTGCGCAAGAACGAACTGGTGGCCGAGATCAGCCGCGCGGCCCTTTTGGGCGTCGGGGAGGATTGGGGCGATTACCCCGCCATCGTGCCGCTCACGCCCTCAGGGCTGGACGCCACTGCGGCGCATCTGACGTGGAACGGTGATCAGATGCGCGCGGGCGAGGCGACTTTTTTCGAACTGTCGGGCTGCTACCGCCGTTACCACGCGCCGCTGTGCCGGACGGTCTTCCTTGGCACGCCGCCGCCCGAAATGCTGGCCGCGGAAGCTGCGCAGCTGGAGGGAATCGCGGCCGGTTTGGAGGCGGCACGGGCGGGCAACCGGGCCTGTGACATCGCCAATGCCTTCACCGATGTGCTCAAGCGCCACAGCATCCACCGCGAAGGGCGCGCGGGCTATCCGGTGGGGCTGAGCTATCCGCCAGACTGGGGCGAGCGCACGGTTTCGATCCGGGCGGAGGATACAACCGAGCTGAAACCGGGGATGGTCTTCCACTTCATGCCCGCGCTCTGGATGGAAAGCTGGGGGCTGGAGACGACCGAAACCATCCTCATCACTGAAACTGGCGCGGCAGAGCCCCTGTGCTCGGTGCCGCGCAAGCTCTTCGTAAAGCCGTGA
- a CDS encoding carboxymuconolactone decarboxylase family protein, with protein MGTPSYPDLTAAISKQIGTLRKDIPGTMTGFSQMSKDACGESVLDEKTKELIAMGIAIALRCDGCIGFHTKALIRLGTTRQEFEEMLAVTIYMGGGPSLMYAAQALDAWEQFGGPS; from the coding sequence ATGGGCACCCCATCCTACCCCGACCTCACAGCCGCCATCAGCAAGCAGATCGGCACTTTGCGCAAGGACATCCCCGGCACCATGACCGGCTTTTCGCAGATGTCCAAGGACGCCTGCGGCGAAAGCGTGTTGGACGAGAAGACCAAGGAGCTGATCGCCATGGGCATCGCCATTGCCCTGCGCTGCGATGGCTGCATCGGCTTTCACACCAAGGCGCTGATCCGGCTCGGCACCACGCGGCAGGAGTTCGAGGAGATGCTCGCGGTAACGATCTACATGGGCGGCGGGCCCTCGCTGATGTATGCCGCGCAGGCGCTGGACGCCTGGGAGCAATTCGGCGGGCCTTCCTAA